The Cucurbita pepo subsp. pepo cultivar mu-cu-16 chromosome LG15, ASM280686v2, whole genome shotgun sequence genome contains the following window.
CCATGGAAGAAGATCTTATCAAGGGATGGTGGATTTATTCCTTTGTCTATGTgttttacctgaaaaatataaaacaatactaaattcataaaatttcaactaaaaaaagacattgaagctttttttttttttggttaatagGGTGTTCAAAAAACCGAATGACATAAAAAACTCTGATCAACCTAATCCAATTCGTATAATTTGAATTCAGCTATGAGCTTGtatgggttggattgggttgtgttcaaataaatgaaaattttaaaagagcCTGATGACATGAAAAATTcgatcaacccaacccaactaatacgttttgggttgagttatgaacttatttgggttgggttaggttcaaataaatgaaaactttaaaagaaCCTAATGACATGAAAAATCCGATCAACCTAACTCAGCTCGTACTGTTTGGATtaagttatgaacttatttgggttgggttgagttaaaaaattgaaaactttaaaagaaCTTGATGACATGAAAAATCCaatcaacccaatccaactaGTACGGTTTGGGCTGGGTTATGAGCttatttgggttgggttacgttcaaataaatgaaaaccttaaaaaaattgaagacatGAAAAATCCAATCAACTCAACCGAACCCAACTCACCCTCTTTAGATTGGGctatgaatttattaattagtCTATTCTACActacaataatataaatttcaatgatGATCAAAAGTCAAAggaaatttatgatttaacaAAGTAGATATTGTAATAGAACTTACAATCTGAACTCCATCTTTATCAGCTCGAGTGATATACACAAAAAAAGTTGAGAGTATCACCGATGTCAAGGGCGCAATGGCAGGTATCCAAAACAGTTTCTTATGCTTCTTGCCCTACATATTCAACCCAAAACCATACTCAAAATCTTgttttcaagaacaaaaagtaaCACAAACGCTAAGCAATTAATAATCCTCCCaccgaacaaagtacactatagagtcTCCCCTAAAGCCTATGGAGctcttgaacaaagtacaccctttgttcgacacttgaatcattttttactacaccttcgaggctcagaatttctttgttcgacatttgaagattttgttgacatgactaagttaagagcatgactctgataccatgttagaaataaTGACTTtcaacaatggtatgatattgtcaacttttgaacataagctctcgtggcttaacccatgatcattccctaaattaaccaacgtgggactccctcccaacaatcctcaacaaataaaatggaaCTTACGATATATTTGGTAGCTAATAGGAACGCCAAAAATGATACCCCTATCAGTATAGTCTGCCAATTCCACTGCAAGCCAagcaacaaacaaacaagttaTGAATAAACTAAGGCGATACAATCAAATTGGAGGGAATAAAATATGGTATGAAGGTTACCCCATGCTGCAAATTACTCCAAACTGAGCGCATCACTGAAATGATATCAGTTTTCTTGGTGAAGTTTTTTATGCCGAGAAGACCTTTCAGCTGTTGAAGGGCGATGGTGACAGCGGCGCCACCCATGAACCCAACAATCGCAGCATGTGATAGAAAGTCGATCAAGAATCCTAGCCGGAGGAAGCCTAGAGCTAGCTGAGTTACTCCGGCGAAGAAAGTTGCCGTGAAAGCTAGCCGTTTGTATTCTTCGGCTTCTTTCACCGGGTCGTATACCTGCGATAGGAGTGTTCCAAGTAAAAGTGACACGACGGCGACCGGGCCGATTGCGATGTCTCTAGAACTTCCCATCACGGCGTAGACCAATGGTGGGACAAAGCTACTATCTACAAACGAAGAAATTATCCATattaattggagaggaaaTGACGGTTGAAAaagtttgaattgaaaagtttaatCTCATGGGGTTGTtagtgtaacaacccaagtccaacaccgggtagatattgttctttttttgccTTTCCTTTTTTACTTCCCCTAACATTTTTAAACTCGTCTattaggtagaggtttccacatccttataatgTCTTTGTGCTTTCCCTCTAAAACACATctaagggagaggtttccacacccttataaacaattcttcgttcccctctttaactgatatgggatctcacaatctactccctcggggcccagcgttttcgctggcactcgttcccctctccaattgatgtgggaccccccaatccacccccggGGATCAGCACCCTCggtggcactcgttcccctctccaatcgacgtgggaccccccaatccactcccttttgaggcctagtgtcctcgctcaaactcgttcccctctccaattgacgtgggaccccctaatccacccccttttggggccccgtgtcctcgctgacactcgtttccctctccaatcaacgtgggacccccaatccacccccttcgcgTCCCAGCATCCTTATtcgcacaccgcctagtgtctacccccttcgaggttCAGCCTTTTCGCTAACaaatcgcccagtgtctgactctgataccatttgtaacagctcaaagcccaccgctagcaaatattgttctctttgcacttttccttccgagcttcccctcaaggttgtAAAAcccgtctgctaggaagaaattgctagggagaaatttccatATCCTTTAAAGGATGTttagttcccctctccaaccgacatggaATCTCACCaactaaactcaaaattttagaaccATTTATTATAACCCATCAGCCTTGTtgcttaaataataaaatgatactTACAAAGTCCATTTTCAGCTGGCAAATTGGCAAGCTTGGCATATCCAATATCCTGAGGAATACAAAGACTAGCAATGGTTAAGCCAGCAATGAGGTCCCCTTTGAACTTACTAAAGTTATATCCCCGTCCCCATTGGAACACAGGGAAGAGGCCTTGCACAAAGAGAGCAACTTTCTTGCGCTTGGGCTGGTCCTTGAAATGCCTAAGAGGCTGATCGGAGAAGAAAGTCTCATTCACCACAGATTTAAAGTCCTCCCACGCGTTCTTCCTCGGCGGCACGCCCACCTTCGAAGGCGGTGCAACGCTGCCCGCCTCGCTGTGCCGCTCCGACTGCACCGGATCCTCTTGGCTCACGATCCGCCCGCTCATTTTGCACACGCTCTCTAAtcttgaaaagaagaagagaaagggaTCTGTGGTTTGGTGTGAGGGAGAGGGGCATAGAGATTTGTATTTATAATGGGATTTTGAGAGTGACTTTAAGAGGCCTACGTAATGCAATAAGGTCAGGTCAACGGTTTAAAGCGTACCCCTTTTTAGCTTCAAGTGCCATTATGTATATGGACACTATTTATTCCTAATACAAAAGCGTTTACTTTTTTGGGCACAAGATCATcaagcatttttttattaacatttctcccattagaaaaaaaaatatattccatGAAACGATTGTAGAAATCTGTTCAAATTTGGATCAATTGTGGTAATGAGAAAGAACGTTAGGTTGATGTTCAGGATCCTAACTTTTGTTTAGATCACTATCACATTATTCTGTATCTCGATTTTTGTATTTctgattaaaagaaaaaacgtgTTTGAGTGTGATTTGGGAGGGTTAAAGCTTGAAAGTTAAGTTTGAACTAGTTTGGAAGCATTCAACCACTAATTTGGAAGCATTGAACAAAACAATTGAACAATAATGGGCATAAGATTAATCACTTTCCCGATATacatatttacaaaaatggcTATGTAAATAAACATCTATGGTATTTCGGTGTCTTCCTTGGACCGAATTTGATTTCGTGGACCTCCAGAAAAAGTATCGAAACTATGTGCGGGTAGccctttaaaatatatttatttaataacctaagaaaattatttaataaactaagttcaagaaaataaagtcAACCTTTGAAGTTTGCCACAAACTATAATTAGTCTGTGACAATTCGAGAGCAAAACATGAAAGACAAGCATAAGCGAAAACTAAAATGAGATTAGTCAGTGCCTCCTCATCATGGCCTTTGCACGTTGGAGTTAGATATGCATAGGCacacaacaataaaaaatataaagtaaattgatGGACTTGAATCGTTAACAAAAAATAGGTCAACTAGGTTGTGACCATGTCGAGACAGGAAAACCACTATGTGACTCTATGTTAACCAGCAAGCACTAATCAACCCGTTTGTAACTAGGCCCAAAACATGACCAATTTGTCATTGGTTATAAATACTATAACTCTAGCCAACTAGCCTATAACCCAAGTGATACAATTAACTCGTACCTTGGATACGTAGTTTCATGACAACTAGCCTATAACCCAGGTGATACAATTAACTCCTACCTAGGATACGTAGTTTCATGATTTCATTTCgaaatatcatgtcattcGAAATTCGCAAGAGATCATGCAAATTCAATAGCATTTGTATGATGTGCAACAATACATAAATCACAAAGCAACCACATGGATCTTTGTTGGCTTtcaatctttctttcaaactctctttctaaaatctatCTGCctcatttttaaaacttttctcTTAAAGCCGAGCAGAAGTTTGGGTATACGTCGTTGGCCAAGGCGACACGATTTCGAGTTAGCTAACTTATTCAATGGTGAGAGTGAGTGTCACACAATCACTTGCAAGCGTCTCGTGAAAGTGCAATTGTGACCataccttcgagactcacaatttctttgcaAGCGTCTAGCACTATTTGGACAACTCTTCGAATAAAGCTCTATCATGGATCTTCACTATGACTataccttcgagactcacaatttctttgttcgacacttgagtcactagGACTATACCTTTGAAGCTCACAACTTATTTGTTCAATACTTGAAAAATTCTATTGACTTGGCTAAATTAAGATAAGAGCataactctaataccacttgATAAGAACTAGGGACCTTCACAATAATATGagattgtccactttgaatataagctctcatggtttttcTAGTTTTGATTGAAATGATTGTTTTGAACAATTAATAAGGAAGACATCTTCAATCGTGCATGAAAAGGTTCCGTGTTAGGCTAAGGAGcatgctgcttatttatagcttagtcaaTGGTTATACgtagtaaaactatatttggtaaatgacatataaagtaaaatataataGCTATCTACCGTACAAAGCTATATcgggtaaaactatatatggtagatagttatatatagtagatggttatatatctggtaaagctatatatagtaagctaaaccatatatatatcccctTAGCAGAGCTCTGAAAATGTACTTGCtctgaaaatgtactttctatattctctgtattctcttactgtacatatatgtagtcatcaatacaaaacctttagccaatattctccttgcattttcacAATCCTgttctagatcgagtgtgtgcgttgttgtgcgatcctaacaactggtatcagagctaggcaaAATTCAcgacgatctgtgaagatgaaaagttcaaagattggaattgagaagttcgatggatccgatttcggtttctggaatatgcagattgaagattatctgtaccagaaagatctttaCGAACCCCTGCTGGGGTGAAGcgggataccatgaccacagaacagtggaagctcaaggatcgataAGCCTTAGGGCTGATctggttgacgctatccagaaacgtggcgttcaacatcatcaaggagaagataaCGTCAGATTTGTTGAAGGCGCTGTCGAaggtgtatgaacatagctgctattgctgagagtgcttcaaattcaagtctatggtacaatagacttggacatatgagcgtgaaaggaatgaagatgttggctgcgaaaggagttttagaaggtctgaaattTGTTGATGTGGGTTGTTGTGAGAACTGCGTTATGAGCAAGcataaacgagttagcttcacaagaactaccagagaattgaagaaagtgcggttggaaatggtccatacagatgtggagcaaggttccaagaccacgaagCAAGTAAGAGTTGAActtgagttgcagggaaactcacctagtgatgttgtagcagatactcatgaaactcctgagactactgctAAGGAACCaaatgtggagcaaggttccaagaccacgaagcaagtgggagttgagcttgagttgcagggaaactcacatagtgatgttgtagcagatactcatgaaactcctgagactgctgctgaggaaccagatgtggagcaaggttctaagacaacgaagcaagggaaagttgaggttgagttgcggaaaaaatcacctagtgatgttgtagtagatactcaagaaactcttgAGACTGTTGCAGAGGAACCAATGGtagagcaa
Protein-coding sequences here:
- the LOC111811188 gene encoding sulfate transporter 1.2-like, which produces MSGRIVSQEDPVQSERHSEAGSVAPPSKVGVPPRKNAWEDFKSVVNETFFSDQPLRHFKDQPKRKKVALFVQGLFPVFQWGRGYNFSKFKGDLIAGLTIASLCIPQDIGYAKLANLPAENGLYSSFVPPLVYAVMGSSRDIAIGPVAVVSLLLGTLLSQVYDPVKEAEEYKRLAFTATFFAGVTQLALGFLRLGFLIDFLSHAAIVGFMGGAAVTIALQQLKGLLGIKNFTKKTDIISVMRSVWSNLQHGWNWQTILIGVSFLAFLLATKYIGKKHKKLFWIPAIAPLTSVILSTFFVYITRADKDGVQIVKHIDKGINPPSLDKIFFHGDNLTKGFKIGVVAGLIALTEAVAIARTFADLKDYEINGNKEMMALGTMNIAGSMTSCYVATGSFSRSAVNYMAGCSTPMSNIVMACVVLLTLELITPLFKYTPNAILASIIICAVIGLIDIDAVMLLWKIDKFDFIACMGAFFGVVFDSVEIGLLIAVSLSLFKILLQVTRPRIALLGKLPKIAIFRNILQYPGAKRIDGILMVRVDSSIYFSNANYVKERILRWLADETEKLKDQSLPIKVVVIDMSPVSDIDTSGIHAIEGLYSHLQKKEIELALANPGPVIMEKLLAANFDKLIGEENIFLSVNEAIKTYAPNAALDP